A region from the Sphingomonas sp. S2-65 genome encodes:
- a CDS encoding MFS transporter, whose amino-acid sequence MATAPSTRAGPGTQTTLAFAAVTTLFFAWGFITSLVDPLVASVKGVFTLTNLQAQASASAFFFAYFVMSFPAAALVGRLKAVPSILVALCTMVVGCLVMLVAANSANYWLVLLGLFVLASGITVLQVAANPLAAALGDPRYSHLRLTLSQTFNSFGTFLGPLLGAHLFLEGLEVKGGTVVTEAVRDQALAGIDSAYFWICGLIAALAVFFFLSRRVVSEAAPAPAATAGLFSAFSSKWALFGGLAIFLYVGAEVAIGTQMALFLNDNGVWGQSDAPFGVPLLGYLMGSDGVPGVSLQEAGKAVALYWGGAMIGRAIGSVLLARARASVLLAVFTAIAAAMCFYVFAVGGVSAGFVALAIGLFNSIMFPVIFTLTLERSTASQESTSGLLCTAIVGGAVLPLLVGKVADLHGYAFALIVPALCYVVLCGFAVAAGRAQASRSEGVASIH is encoded by the coding sequence TTGGCAACGGCACCTTCCACGCGGGCGGGCCCCGGCACGCAGACCACCCTGGCATTCGCCGCGGTAACCACCTTGTTTTTCGCCTGGGGGTTCATCACGTCGCTGGTCGATCCCCTCGTCGCGTCGGTGAAGGGGGTCTTCACCCTGACCAACCTTCAGGCGCAGGCGAGCGCGTCCGCGTTCTTTTTCGCCTATTTCGTGATGTCCTTCCCGGCGGCCGCACTCGTGGGCCGGCTGAAGGCAGTGCCGTCGATCCTGGTGGCGCTGTGCACGATGGTCGTCGGGTGTCTGGTCATGCTGGTGGCGGCCAACAGCGCCAATTACTGGCTGGTGCTGCTCGGCTTGTTCGTGCTGGCCAGCGGGATCACGGTATTGCAGGTCGCGGCGAACCCGCTCGCCGCCGCACTGGGGGACCCGCGCTACAGCCATTTGCGGCTGACGCTGAGCCAGACCTTCAATTCGTTCGGCACGTTCCTGGGGCCGTTGCTGGGTGCGCACCTGTTCCTGGAAGGGCTGGAGGTGAAGGGGGGCACCGTCGTCACCGAGGCGGTGCGCGACCAGGCGCTTGCCGGGATCGACAGCGCCTATTTCTGGATCTGCGGTCTGATCGCCGCGCTGGCGGTGTTCTTCTTCCTGAGCAGGCGCGTGGTGTCCGAGGCGGCGCCAGCGCCCGCGGCTACCGCCGGGCTGTTCTCGGCCTTCTCTTCGAAATGGGCGCTGTTCGGCGGGCTGGCGATCTTTCTCTACGTCGGCGCCGAGGTCGCGATCGGCACGCAGATGGCGCTGTTCCTCAACGACAACGGAGTCTGGGGTCAGTCCGACGCGCCGTTCGGGGTGCCGCTGCTCGGCTATCTGATGGGCAGTGACGGCGTGCCGGGCGTGTCGCTTCAGGAGGCAGGCAAGGCCGTCGCGCTATATTGGGGTGGGGCGATGATCGGGCGGGCGATCGGATCGGTTCTGCTGGCGCGGGCCCGTGCTTCGGTTCTGCTGGCGGTCTTCACTGCGATCGCCGCGGCGATGTGCTTCTATGTCTTCGCGGTGGGAGGAGTGTCGGCAGGGTTCGTCGCGCTCGCGATCGGGCTGTTCAACTCGATCATGTTCCCTGTGATCTTCACGTTGACGCTCGAGCGCTCAACCGCGAGCCAGGAATCGACGTCGGGCCTGCTGTGCACGGCGATCGTCGGAGGCGCGGTGCTGCCGCTGCTGGTCGGCAAGGTCGCGGATCTGCATGGCTATGCTTTCGCGCTGATCGTCCCGGCACTTTGCTACGTCGTGCTCTGTGGATTCGCGGTCGCGGCGGGGCGGGCGCAGGCATCGCGCAGCGAAGGTGTGGCGTCGATCCATTGA
- a CDS encoding L,D-transpeptidase family protein, with protein MYPVSKRNHFISVLYRGAAAAGLLGLAAGPLLAQQAPAPAPGVQAPLVQQLPAPTPLPTLSAKQSSELAQLLADAGYEQGLRHDGAATPRPQSSDALVRAALDYARAVHSGRLDESDFQQDWGLRPAAYDPLPGFADAVKRDRISAWIRTLPPPYAGYDGLQKGLAKYRAIEANGGWATLPAGPDLSVGSTGARVAALRQRLAVEDSQVAATGATFDAALKDAVIRAQRRYGLRPTGTVSTGTLGALNVPAGDRVRQIMANMERWRWLPAEMPAKRIQVNIAAAVLTVFEGDQAIASMKAVTGRPGNETPMLQSRIHSVVLNPPWNVPAGIAAKELFPKGAGYLAAHNYKVIGTGAGRRLQQQPGPQSALGRYKFDFQNPYAVYLHDTPAQAAFSGFSRLESHGCVRLEKPGELAELLFRNDQNWQPEQINAALATAKTQRVQLQPQDQVSVYLLYWTAFASGNGQMNFRADPYSWDKTLASKIENRSAVTAVASR; from the coding sequence ATGTACCCAGTAAGCAAGCGTAACCACTTCATTTCCGTTCTTTACCGCGGCGCCGCAGCTGCCGGGCTCTTGGGCCTGGCGGCCGGGCCGCTGCTCGCGCAGCAGGCACCTGCGCCCGCGCCAGGCGTGCAGGCGCCGCTGGTGCAGCAGCTACCCGCGCCCACGCCGCTTCCCACGCTGTCGGCAAAGCAGAGCAGCGAACTCGCGCAGCTTCTGGCCGATGCCGGTTACGAACAGGGGCTACGTCACGACGGTGCCGCCACACCCCGCCCGCAGAGCAGCGACGCGCTGGTCCGCGCCGCGCTGGACTATGCCCGCGCCGTTCATTCGGGGCGCCTGGATGAAAGCGACTTCCAGCAGGATTGGGGGCTGCGTCCCGCCGCCTATGACCCGCTGCCGGGCTTCGCCGACGCAGTGAAGCGGGATCGCATCAGCGCCTGGATCCGCACGCTTCCGCCGCCTTATGCCGGGTATGATGGCCTGCAAAAGGGCTTGGCGAAATACCGCGCGATCGAAGCAAATGGCGGCTGGGCTACGCTGCCCGCCGGCCCAGACCTTTCGGTCGGTTCGACAGGTGCCCGCGTCGCCGCGCTACGCCAGCGCCTCGCCGTCGAGGATAGCCAGGTCGCGGCCACCGGCGCGACCTTCGACGCCGCGCTGAAGGATGCCGTGATCCGCGCCCAGCGCCGCTACGGCCTGCGCCCCACCGGCACCGTATCGACCGGTACCCTGGGCGCGCTCAACGTGCCCGCTGGCGACCGCGTGCGCCAGATCATGGCGAACATGGAACGCTGGCGCTGGCTGCCTGCCGAAATGCCCGCCAAGCGCATCCAGGTGAACATCGCCGCCGCCGTGCTGACGGTGTTCGAGGGCGATCAGGCGATCGCCTCGATGAAGGCAGTCACCGGCCGCCCCGGCAACGAAACGCCGATGCTTCAGTCGCGCATCCACTCGGTCGTGCTCAATCCGCCCTGGAACGTGCCCGCCGGCATCGCCGCGAAGGAATTGTTCCCCAAGGGAGCAGGCTATCTCGCCGCCCACAATTACAAGGTGATCGGCACCGGCGCCGGCCGCCGCCTCCAGCAGCAGCCCGGCCCGCAAAGTGCGCTGGGCCGCTATAAGTTCGACTTCCAGAACCCCTATGCCGTGTACCTGCACGACACGCCGGCGCAGGCGGCCTTCTCAGGCTTCAGCCGTTTGGAAAGCCATGGCTGCGTTCGCCTGGAAAAGCCGGGCGAGTTGGCCGAGCTCCTGTTCCGCAACGATCAGAATTGGCAGCCCGAGCAGATCAACGCCGCGTTGGCGACCGCCAAGACCCAGCGCGTCCAGTTGCAGCCGCAGGATCAGGTCTCGGTGTACCTGCTCTATTGGACTGCATTCGCCAGCGGCAACGGCCAGATGAACTTCCGCGCCGATCCGTATAGCTGGGACAAGACGCTGGCATCGAAGATCGAGAATCGCTCGGCGGTCACCGCCGTCGCTTCACGCTAA
- a CDS encoding nucleotidyltransferase family protein → MSDLPDTLDPSVFEPPEDAVEFYSDSLKLLNQWDIPYLLSGTYALTCHTGVIRPTKDIDVFCKAGDAPRLLAHFKEAGYTITIEDDRWIGKVWQGENFFDVIYNISSASIPVTDAWFAETYEAEVYGSCVRITPPTEFILSKMFIQDRYRYDGADVAHVILKKHDEIDWHRLLSAMELYWEVLLMHILNFRFIYPTERDCVPRWLFDLLIERVQAQAELPPANVKVCRGRLLSPRDYVVDISSWGFADVVGKGLEEKHERHF, encoded by the coding sequence ATGTCGGACCTGCCAGACACCCTCGATCCCTCGGTCTTCGAACCGCCTGAAGACGCGGTCGAATTTTACTCCGACAGCCTCAAGCTGCTGAACCAGTGGGACATTCCCTACCTCCTGTCGGGCACCTACGCGCTGACTTGCCACACCGGCGTGATCCGTCCCACCAAGGACATCGACGTGTTCTGCAAGGCCGGAGACGCGCCGCGCCTGCTCGCCCACTTCAAGGAAGCGGGCTACACCATCACGATCGAGGACGACCGCTGGATCGGCAAGGTCTGGCAGGGCGAGAACTTCTTCGACGTGATCTACAACATCTCGTCGGCTTCGATTCCGGTGACCGACGCGTGGTTCGCCGAAACCTACGAAGCTGAGGTCTATGGCAGCTGCGTCCGCATCACGCCGCCCACCGAGTTCATCCTGTCCAAAATGTTCATTCAGGACCGCTATCGCTACGACGGTGCCGACGTCGCGCACGTGATCCTAAAGAAGCATGACGAGATCGATTGGCACCGGCTGTTGTCGGCGATGGAGCTCTACTGGGAAGTGCTATTGATGCACATTCTCAACTTCCGCTTCATCTATCCAACCGAACGCGACTGCGTTCCGCGCTGGCTGTTCGACCTCCTGATCGAGCGAGTCCAGGCCCAGGCCGAACTGCCCCCGGCAAACGTAAAGGTTTGTCGCGGCAGGCTTTTGTCGCCGCGCGACTATGTCGTCGACATCAGCAGCTGGGGCTTCGCCGACGTTGTCGGCAAGGGACTGGAGGAGAAGCATGAGCGACACTTCTGA
- a CDS encoding metallophosphoesterase family protein, with product MSDTSEAPIRLAAIGDLHVTEQSEQRYRELFAEISEKADVVALCGDLTNFGKTAEVESLAEDLRACTIPSVAVLGNHDYECGQPEEVNRILTQAGVTMLDEQAVVIKGVGFAGVKGFLGGFGRGELGAFGETAVKTFVEESLNEARKLENGLRSLRTDRTVAVLHYAPIVDTVQGEPPEIHPFLGSSRLADAVDRFDNVKLVVHGHAHRGTYEGRTRRGIPVYNVAQFVVSEVLGRPYAVFEV from the coding sequence ATGAGCGACACTTCTGAGGCGCCGATCCGTCTCGCCGCAATCGGCGACCTGCACGTGACGGAACAGTCTGAACAGCGCTATCGCGAACTATTCGCAGAAATTTCTGAGAAGGCAGATGTCGTGGCGCTGTGCGGCGACCTCACCAATTTCGGCAAGACAGCGGAGGTCGAAAGCCTTGCCGAGGATCTTCGCGCCTGCACCATTCCTTCCGTCGCGGTGCTCGGCAACCACGACTATGAATGCGGTCAGCCCGAAGAAGTGAACCGCATCCTCACCCAGGCCGGCGTCACGATGCTCGACGAGCAGGCGGTGGTGATCAAGGGTGTCGGCTTCGCCGGCGTGAAAGGCTTTCTCGGCGGCTTCGGCCGGGGCGAACTCGGCGCGTTCGGTGAAACCGCCGTCAAAACCTTCGTCGAAGAGTCGCTCAACGAAGCCCGCAAGCTCGAGAACGGCTTGCGCTCGCTGCGGACCGACCGCACCGTCGCCGTGCTGCATTACGCCCCGATCGTCGACACCGTTCAAGGCGAGCCGCCCGAGATCCACCCTTTTCTCGGCTCTTCACGCCTGGCCGATGCGGTCGACCGGTTCGACAATGTGAAGCTCGTCGTCCATGGCCACGCGCATCGCGGCACCTATGAAGGACGCACCCGCCGCGGCATCCCGGTGTACAACGTCGCGCAATTCGTAGTGTCGGAGGTGCTTGGCCGTCCCTACGCCGTGTTCGAGGTCTGA
- a CDS encoding aldose epimerase family protein, producing MTRPAMAAAIALLWSPAVSAQIRADAPEIREYTLRNAHGMTVRFLDRGGVITAIETPDRQGRLANVVLGYGSTAEYRDKNGKNGFGALIGRYAGRIRGARFMVGGREVRLKANDGDNALHGGPGGFDVQRWAVAPFRGKGFDGARLTRDSPDGSQGFPGRLRVTVTYRLFTDDRFQIDYDATTTRATHVNFTNHSYFNLAGPGSGTVANQRMRIAANRWVEADQAGIPTGRLASVAGTPLDFREAHAIGERWYAGGPVMSARGGYNHGWAFEHGVTRSPRPVLWLSDPASGRTLTVETTEPGVVIYTGDYIDGKDVDAAGNVIHPRDGIALETQHFADSPHHASFPSTLLTPDKRLQSTTIWRFGVAAK from the coding sequence ATGACGCGGCCAGCCATGGCCGCAGCCATCGCGCTGCTCTGGTCGCCGGCCGTGTCGGCGCAGATCCGCGCGGATGCGCCGGAAATTCGCGAGTACACGCTGCGCAACGCTCACGGGATGACTGTGCGGTTCCTCGACCGGGGCGGAGTGATAACCGCTATCGAAACACCGGATCGTCAGGGGCGGCTCGCCAACGTCGTGCTCGGCTATGGCTCGACTGCGGAATATCGCGACAAGAACGGCAAGAACGGCTTCGGCGCGCTGATCGGCCGCTATGCGGGGCGGATCAGAGGCGCACGCTTTATGGTCGGCGGGCGTGAGGTCCGGTTGAAGGCGAATGACGGCGACAACGCGCTACATGGCGGACCTGGCGGGTTCGACGTGCAGCGCTGGGCCGTGGCGCCATTCCGAGGCAAGGGGTTCGATGGCGCGCGACTGACGCGGGACAGCCCGGACGGGTCGCAGGGGTTTCCCGGGCGGCTACGGGTGACGGTCACCTACCGGCTGTTCACCGACGATCGCTTCCAGATCGACTATGACGCGACGACCACACGCGCCACGCACGTCAACTTCACCAACCACAGCTACTTCAACCTGGCCGGGCCCGGCAGCGGGACTGTTGCGAACCAGCGCATGCGGATCGCCGCAAACCGATGGGTCGAGGCGGACCAGGCGGGTATCCCGACCGGGCGGCTGGCGTCCGTCGCCGGGACGCCACTCGACTTCCGCGAGGCACATGCGATCGGCGAGCGCTGGTATGCCGGCGGGCCGGTGATGTCGGCCCGCGGCGGCTATAATCATGGCTGGGCATTCGAGCATGGGGTGACCCGCTCGCCGCGGCCGGTGCTGTGGCTCAGCGATCCGGCATCGGGGCGGACACTAACGGTGGAGACAACCGAGCCTGGGGTGGTGATCTACACCGGCGACTATATCGATGGGAAGGATGTCGACGCGGCGGGTAACGTCATCCACCCGCGCGACGGTATCGCGCTGGAGACCCAGCACTTTGCCGACTCGCCGCATCACGCAAGCTTCCCGTCTACGCTGCTGACCCCGGACAAGCGCCTGCAGTCGACCACCATCTGGCGGTTCGGCGTTGCCGCCAAATGA
- a CDS encoding beta-glucosidase encodes MKVSTRSRQMYLATSVAVLALATPAAAQQAQAPQDAAATAAEQRAETLSGQMTREEQLRYVHGYFPPMSKDQPADMIPSAGYVPGIPRLGIPTLRESDASLGVANQIEQRKGDVATALPASLALAASFDPDLAYRGGVMIGSEARAKTFNVLLAGGVNLTRDPWGGRTFEYLGEDPLLAGIMAGESIRGVQANHIVSTVKHFAINPQETLRTTMDAKIDEASLRESDLLAFEIAIERGRPGSVMCAYNKINTDWACENDWLLNQVLKRDWGYKGWVMSDWGAVHSTVKAANAGLDQQSGRELDKAMYLGKPLADAVANGSVSPERLRDMNRRILWGVTTTGLIDHPVPLAAQPIDYAANARVAQEVAEKGSVLLKNQGNLLPLARTAKKIVLIGAHADVGVLSGGGSSQVRSVGGAPVEIPLTEGAASSFARVTWHASSPLTAIRAMAPGAEVSYIDGRDPAAAAAAARGADLAIVFAWQWRTEAQDIETLSLPDNQDALIEAVAGANKRTAVVLETGGPVLMPWLGKVPAVLQAWYPGQKGGEAIANLLFGAANPSGKLPMTFVASEAQAPRHPVPGLADMKAADAAKKAGGTYGMVERKLAPVVPYAEGAAVGYRSFLKTGQKPLFPFGYGLSYTQFRYAGLKVEGGRELRVSFDVTNTGRVAGADTPQVYATAGRRDGATARLVGFERVMLQPGETRRVQVAVDPRLIADYDVAGKRWHVAAGTYPVTVGHHAGDAALSGRATLIEAQVKP; translated from the coding sequence ATGAAGGTTTCCACGCGATCGCGCCAGATGTACTTGGCTACATCTGTCGCCGTGCTGGCCCTGGCGACGCCGGCCGCCGCGCAGCAAGCGCAGGCGCCGCAGGATGCGGCCGCCACCGCAGCCGAGCAGCGGGCCGAGACGCTGTCGGGCCAGATGACGCGCGAGGAGCAGCTTCGCTACGTCCACGGCTATTTCCCGCCAATGAGTAAGGACCAGCCCGCCGACATGATCCCGTCGGCCGGCTATGTGCCGGGCATCCCGCGGCTCGGCATTCCGACGCTCCGAGAGAGCGATGCTAGCTTGGGCGTCGCCAACCAGATCGAACAGCGCAAGGGGGACGTCGCAACCGCACTGCCTGCCAGCCTGGCGCTGGCGGCAAGCTTCGATCCCGACCTGGCCTATCGCGGCGGCGTGATGATCGGAAGCGAGGCGCGGGCAAAGACCTTCAACGTGCTGCTGGCGGGCGGGGTCAACTTGACTCGCGACCCGTGGGGTGGGCGAACGTTCGAATATCTGGGCGAGGACCCGCTGCTGGCGGGGATCATGGCAGGCGAGTCGATCCGCGGCGTGCAGGCGAACCATATCGTCTCCACGGTGAAGCATTTCGCCATCAACCCGCAGGAGACGCTGCGCACCACCATGGACGCCAAGATCGACGAGGCGAGCTTGCGCGAAAGCGACCTGCTTGCGTTCGAGATCGCGATAGAGCGCGGGCGGCCGGGATCGGTGATGTGCGCGTACAACAAGATCAACACCGACTGGGCGTGCGAGAACGACTGGCTGCTCAACCAGGTTTTGAAGCGCGACTGGGGCTATAAGGGCTGGGTCATGAGCGATTGGGGTGCGGTGCACTCCACGGTGAAGGCGGCCAATGCCGGGCTGGATCAGCAGTCCGGGCGAGAGCTCGACAAGGCGATGTATCTCGGCAAGCCGCTGGCGGATGCGGTGGCGAACGGGAGCGTCAGTCCAGAGCGGCTGCGCGACATGAACCGGCGCATCCTGTGGGGAGTGACTACGACCGGGCTGATCGACCATCCGGTCCCGCTTGCCGCCCAGCCGATCGACTATGCCGCGAATGCGCGGGTCGCGCAGGAGGTGGCGGAGAAGGGAAGCGTGCTCCTCAAGAACCAGGGCAATTTGCTGCCGCTGGCGCGTACCGCGAAGAAGATCGTGCTGATCGGCGCGCATGCCGATGTCGGGGTGCTTTCGGGCGGCGGATCGAGCCAGGTGCGTTCGGTGGGTGGCGCGCCGGTGGAGATCCCGCTGACCGAGGGGGCGGCCTCGTCCTTCGCGCGGGTGACCTGGCATGCTTCGTCCCCATTGACGGCGATCCGGGCGATGGCCCCGGGCGCGGAGGTTTCGTACATCGATGGGCGCGATCCGGCTGCCGCAGCGGCTGCGGCGCGGGGGGCAGACCTGGCGATCGTCTTCGCCTGGCAGTGGCGGACCGAGGCGCAGGACATCGAGACACTATCGCTGCCCGACAATCAGGATGCCCTGATCGAGGCGGTCGCGGGGGCGAACAAGCGCACCGCCGTGGTACTGGAAACCGGCGGACCGGTGCTGATGCCGTGGCTGGGCAAGGTCCCGGCGGTGCTTCAGGCCTGGTATCCCGGACAGAAGGGCGGGGAGGCGATCGCCAACCTGCTGTTCGGCGCGGCCAATCCATCGGGAAAGCTGCCGATGACCTTCGTTGCTAGCGAAGCGCAGGCGCCGCGGCATCCGGTGCCCGGGCTAGCCGACATGAAAGCCGCCGATGCCGCGAAGAAGGCCGGCGGCACCTATGGCATGGTCGAGCGCAAGCTGGCGCCGGTGGTGCCTTATGCCGAGGGTGCCGCAGTCGGGTATCGCTCGTTCCTCAAGACCGGACAGAAGCCGCTGTTTCCGTTCGGCTACGGGCTGTCCTACACGCAGTTCCGCTATGCCGGGCTGAAGGTCGAGGGCGGGCGCGAGCTGCGCGTCAGCTTCGACGTGACCAACACTGGCCGCGTGGCGGGCGCGGACACACCGCAAGTCTATGCGACCGCTGGACGGCGCGATGGCGCTACGGCGCGGTTGGTCGGGTTCGAGCGTGTGATGCTGCAGCCCGGCGAGACCCGGCGTGTACAGGTTGCCGTCGATCCGCGGCTGATTGCCGACTATGATGTGGCGGGCAAGCGCTGGCACGTGGCCGCCGGAACATATCCCGTGACGGTGGGGCATCATGCCGGCGACGCGGCACTGAGCGGCAGGGCGACCCTGATCGAGGCACAGGTGAAGCCATGA
- a CDS encoding N-acetyltransferase: protein MATAALTVRPVTTKRDTKAFIDLAYCLNRNDPHWVPPLKQEVAGTIDPKKNGWFSHAEAQLFLAERSGQVVGRISAHIDRLALEQPPEQGFGPGTGFWGLFEAEDAATAQALIARAEQWLRDQGMTQAIGPVSLSIWEDPGLLVMGHDHSPTVLMGHNSPAYQAWIEALGYARAKKLVTYEVDITQDFPPLVQRIVANGEKNGRIRIRGVDKSRFDEEAAIILAILNDAWSDNWGFVPLTPPEVADVGKKLKPLVFEDLIMIAELDGEPVAFMVTLPDLNEAVKPLGGSLLPLGWAKLLLWLRKPKVRTVRVPLMGVVKRLQSSRMASQLAFMMIEYIRRASVANYGATRGEIGWILDDNQGMLAIADAIVSRINREYLIYRKPL, encoded by the coding sequence TTGGCCACCGCCGCTCTCACGGTTCGCCCCGTCACTACCAAGCGCGACACCAAGGCGTTCATTGACCTCGCCTATTGCCTCAATCGCAACGACCCGCACTGGGTGCCGCCGCTCAAGCAGGAAGTCGCCGGCACGATCGACCCCAAGAAGAACGGCTGGTTCAGCCATGCCGAGGCGCAGTTGTTCCTCGCTGAGCGGAGCGGCCAGGTCGTTGGCCGCATCTCCGCGCATATCGACCGCCTCGCACTCGAACAGCCGCCCGAGCAGGGCTTCGGCCCCGGCACCGGCTTCTGGGGCCTGTTCGAGGCCGAGGATGCGGCGACTGCCCAAGCCCTGATCGCCCGCGCCGAGCAGTGGCTCCGCGACCAGGGAATGACCCAGGCGATCGGCCCGGTGAGCCTGTCGATCTGGGAGGACCCCGGCCTGCTGGTGATGGGTCATGATCACTCCCCAACCGTGCTCATGGGCCACAACTCGCCCGCATATCAGGCGTGGATCGAGGCGCTTGGTTATGCGCGGGCGAAGAAGCTCGTGACTTACGAGGTCGACATCACCCAGGACTTCCCCCCCCTGGTCCAGCGCATCGTCGCCAATGGCGAAAAGAACGGACGTATCCGCATTCGCGGCGTCGACAAGTCGCGTTTCGACGAGGAAGCGGCGATCATCCTGGCGATCCTCAACGATGCGTGGTCGGACAATTGGGGCTTCGTGCCGCTGACTCCGCCCGAAGTCGCCGACGTCGGCAAGAAGCTCAAGCCGCTGGTGTTCGAGGATCTGATCATGATCGCCGAACTCGACGGCGAGCCGGTCGCCTTCATGGTCACCCTGCCCGACCTCAACGAAGCCGTGAAGCCGCTGGGCGGATCGCTGTTGCCGCTGGGCTGGGCAAAGCTGTTGCTGTGGCTGCGCAAGCCAAAGGTTCGGACCGTGCGCGTGCCCTTGATGGGCGTCGTGAAGCGGCTTCAATCCTCGCGCATGGCAAGCCAGCTGGCCTTCATGATGATCGAATATATCCGCCGCGCCTCGGTCGCCAACTATGGCGCGACCCGCGGCGAAATCGGCTGGATCCTCGATGACAATCAGGGGATGCTCGCCATCGCCGACGCGATCGTAAGCCGCATCAACCGCGAATATTTGATCTACCGAAAGCCGCTCTGA
- a CDS encoding tetratricopeptide repeat protein, with translation MNADVMHASVRHAAQPAVADPIDRTFELDACFARSGAWAGVHTVVAQAYAELVAMGRRDILDRHNYELHMVLLERRAEIPLAYASLTDSAVGAEKTRNFPLDRAYRIVHGLVGLILEWRAAEGGPGTWRIRVSRLGEAQHLAQRFFTELERRAARRGDLVLEQVEIGPDSSGLVSRLDAEAAAALERVIAINGFEAAEEHYPVLLAHYREIGDTLAAAGIALKALCLYNHYGYYHESGSFADTVLPHLAALARDEDTRWNYVGNIFQGLVVIGRHEDALRVVETLAEPYLTRPDLRAKMSYLLSMIHLRYAAKPDLPLAERYILAAVNYIDAAEGTIAPDDFHFLKVFIDNGLAFLRVRQNRKAEALALCQAGFELLTAALGDARHRLHRSVLQYNAAQVYVALDQPNAALDHYAKSMAMDPHYSEYYNESANLLQRLERYDEALANYDLAIRYSAPYPEVFFNQAVCHSQLGQWDAALRSFENSLELNPEQPEAYLLRAEVLGMLGRNDEAMADLDWVITNDAQAISARVNRAVMRFDAGAYDLALADMDHVVALQPGTAEHYRNRAEIFRALGRADSCARDLQRADELSVAT, from the coding sequence ATGAACGCCGACGTGATGCATGCTTCGGTCCGCCACGCGGCACAGCCCGCAGTTGCAGACCCCATCGATCGGACATTCGAGCTCGACGCTTGCTTTGCGCGCAGCGGCGCCTGGGCAGGGGTGCATACGGTCGTCGCGCAGGCTTATGCCGAGCTGGTGGCGATGGGCAGGCGCGACATCCTGGATCGTCACAATTACGAGTTGCACATGGTGTTGCTCGAGCGGCGCGCGGAAATCCCGCTGGCCTATGCGTCGCTGACGGACTCCGCCGTCGGGGCGGAGAAGACCCGAAACTTCCCGCTCGACCGGGCATATCGCATCGTCCACGGACTGGTCGGCCTGATCCTCGAGTGGCGTGCCGCCGAGGGCGGGCCCGGCACATGGAGAATCCGCGTATCGCGGCTGGGCGAGGCGCAGCATCTCGCCCAGCGCTTCTTCACCGAGCTGGAACGGCGTGCCGCCCGGCGGGGTGACCTAGTGCTGGAGCAGGTGGAAATCGGGCCGGATTCGTCGGGCTTGGTATCGCGGCTGGACGCGGAAGCGGCGGCAGCGCTCGAGCGGGTAATTGCGATCAACGGCTTCGAAGCGGCGGAGGAGCATTACCCGGTGCTGCTGGCGCATTACCGCGAGATCGGCGACACGCTCGCGGCGGCAGGCATCGCGCTGAAGGCGCTCTGCCTCTACAACCATTATGGCTATTATCATGAGTCCGGCAGCTTCGCCGATACCGTACTCCCGCATCTTGCCGCTCTGGCGCGGGACGAGGACACCCGCTGGAACTATGTCGGCAACATATTCCAGGGCTTGGTGGTGATCGGCCGGCACGAAGACGCACTTCGAGTCGTGGAAACGCTGGCCGAGCCCTACCTGACCCGGCCCGACCTGCGCGCCAAGATGAGCTACCTGCTGTCGATGATCCACCTGCGCTATGCGGCCAAACCCGATCTGCCGTTGGCCGAAAGGTACATACTTGCAGCGGTGAACTATATCGACGCGGCCGAAGGCACGATTGCGCCGGACGACTTCCATTTCCTCAAGGTGTTCATCGACAATGGGCTGGCATTTCTGCGGGTACGGCAGAACCGGAAAGCCGAAGCATTGGCGTTGTGCCAGGCCGGCTTCGAACTCCTGACTGCGGCACTGGGCGATGCGCGCCACCGGCTGCACCGCTCGGTGCTGCAATATAATGCGGCGCAGGTCTATGTCGCGCTGGACCAGCCGAATGCGGCGCTGGACCATTATGCCAAGTCGATGGCGATGGACCCGCATTACTCCGAATATTACAATGAAAGCGCCAACCTGCTCCAGCGGCTGGAGCGTTATGACGAAGCGCTTGCGAACTATGATCTCGCGATCCGCTACAGCGCGCCCTATCCGGAAGTCTTCTTCAACCAGGCGGTGTGTCACAGTCAGTTGGGGCAATGGGACGCGGCGCTGCGAAGCTTCGAGAACAGCCTGGAACTGAACCCGGAGCAGCCGGAGGCGTATCTGCTTCGCGCCGAAGTGCTGGGCATGCTCGGCCGCAACGACGAAGCCATGGCCGATCTCGACTGGGTCATCACAAACGACGCGCAGGCGATCAGCGCGCGCGTCAATCGCGCGGTGATGCGGTTCGACGCCGGGGCCTACGACCTCGCATTGGCCGACATGGATCACGTGGTGGCGCTGCAGCCCGGCACCGCGGAGCATTATCGGAACCGGGCCGAGATATTCCGTGCGCTTGGCCGTGCCGACTCATGTGCTCGCGACCTGCAGCGCGCGGACGAGTTGAGCGTCGCCACGTGA